In the Salvia miltiorrhiza cultivar Shanhuang (shh) chromosome 8, IMPLAD_Smil_shh, whole genome shotgun sequence genome, ATAGAAACAGATAAGTTCTAATTGCTAACTAAGATATGACTTAATAAGGAACTGGATCACTTAAAAACTAGTGTTTGTGTAAGTAAAACACTGTGGGCTGGTCTAAGAGCAACACAAATTTAGGATGGCATTTTCTCCCGATTCAACAAAGAAGAAGATGATATGAAGGCAAGGAACAAGGTAAAGACAaagtttattataaaaaaaacattttcaTGCCACCAAAGCCACTAATAATCCTAACTAACTTTCAAATTATCTCTATAGCATAAATTGTGCAGACCCTAAAAGACTAACAAGTATCTGTTTGGGCCATAAAGAGTTATGAAAGTTAAACCAATGATTACACAAGATAGCATAAATTCAAAAATGGAAGAGTGAAAATAGTTTTAAAGCCAATAAATCCAAGAAAACACATAACAAACTATAATAAAACCAACTAGAAAGGCATATAGAAATTATAATGTTTCCAAGAAACTGAATCTTTTCTTCAAAGAGTACAAACCTGTATAAGAATAATATTAGCCCCCTTCTTATGAGCTTGTCTAACCAACCTGCATCCAAAAGCATTCAAATTCATGCTCTATTAAAATGCCAAAATTTCCGGGCACGGTGCAACCATGCAAATTATAAGGTTCTACTCCTTTAGGTTCATGATGCAGGCATATCACAACGCAGTGAGCAGAAATAGTGCTAACCTAATAGAACCGTTTTTAGCTTTTAAACTTCTTTTTCTTCTAGGGTAAAGCATAGCAGCATGATCAATCATGACAACTCAAAAACAAGCATTGCAAGCACAACGGTATGATGTAATCAAGGAGTTCGGCcttcaaaataaatttaaaagaaagcTTTCGATGGAATGGGCAGGAACTAAAACGGCCTAAAGTAGATCTATGATGACTCCcagcaaaaaaaaatcaagcgaGACAGCTACAGATATCAAGTCATCTTGAGTTCAAATCAATTAATCCAGAGCAACAATCATATCATCATTAGCAAAATACACATTAATCACGGTAGCTTTTTGGATATTCAAACTAATAGCTAGTTCGTTTAGGCTTCACCAGCTAGGGTAAAGAAATTAGGAATGTGCATTGGCATACCCCTCCAGTGGCGGGCATATACAAACCATCAATTACGAGGAATAGATAACCCATTATTCGCTATTACAATTAAGAATCAATCCCCTCTTATACGTTTGGCAGAATTAAGCAAGAAACCTCTCTTGATACGGCATGGTTGTATCACACCAACAATGAAACTTTTGAATCCAAAGCCACCCTCTTCTAGGGCTAACAAACAAGAAAACGGTGACAAAACttaaggaaataaataaatagcttTTGGCACTTGTTTCTCTTTCAAAGCCACCATTGAAGTGCATCACTTTCAGTTACCATTCACTCTTAACCACAGAATACTTCAGAAAAGCATCTGAAACCCACCCCGGCACTCTGACATCCAAGTAATACAACGATCCAAAAATACACTAATTCATGTTAACACGGATTAAATTTCCACGAAATTCCACTAACTCATGTTCGCTACCAAGAAAACGAAAAAGGATACAGAGGTGCAAAAAACAGTCACAAAATGCAGAAAAATTGATTCCGAAACCTTTCGGCAGTTTCGACGTTGGTGGGAACATCATCAGTACAAGCGAATTGCAGAGCGGAGACGGTAACTAATCTGCTTTTTGCCATCTTCGTGTTTAGCTCAGCTTTCAGCAGAGCAGAGACCCGATAAATAAACCCACGCAACTAAGATTTCTGCTTTTTTATAGCTCTCAAATATCTTCATTTGTCTGCATTTTGATtcgtcccaaaaaaaaattctaaccTATTTAATAAGCAATTCCACTAATTTCTTTCAAAAGATAATTTCGCTAATTATTAGTCTTACAATCTTGACAAAAAATAATTCCACTCGTTATTGTTACtacaattttgaatttttatggGATCCATTCTCCAATATTTTACcttacaaaattatttaatataggCGCCTACATATCCAATATTTAACTTTACAAAATTacaagtattattattattactccctccgtcctataaaaataattctaagAAAGTGtcatacgagttttaataaaattgattaaGTATGTTATGAATAAGAAAACGgtatcatcataaaaataatattaatactaataattaattatattgtgagtaaAGAAATGGTTTTATTAACCATATTATTACTATAGAAGACAATACTCCCTCCATGCACATAACATAttgcatttttatattttaaaatgcccttaaaagttaatttatttttatttttagaaattttatactcccttcgtcccaggCCAATAGACTCATTTCTTTTCAGCAAAGATATTAAGAAATTCACTTTTTGATAGTTAAATGTGGCGTGGTCCATCAAAAAGTAACTTTTTAAGAGTATTTCCTTATGAAAAGACTAAATAGTACTCCTTATTGTTACTTAATAAAGCTCTAAATATTTCCATATTAAGACTGAACTTATTGGAGTTGGACAacctaaaatgaaaaatgagcctattgaagtaggacgaagggagtataatataacagattttttttcactcataatataattaattaatactattatttacgttagtactccttccgtctcaGTTTAATTGGCACTTTTACTTTgtgcacgaagattaagaataaatagTTGGGTGTGTAAAGTGTGTGGGGAtcatttgtttaatgtgtgtagagaatgTAGGGGTCATATACTACTTTTGAAAAGTGTCAATTCAAGTAGGACTGtaggacaaacaaaaaagacaagtgtgccaattgaagtgagacgagagagtattttttatggacggagtcACGAAGAGAGGACTAATTTAGTTCTGAACCCGATTTcaattttatgttaattttttgaaagcgaattaaataataataataataataataataataataataattaaaaaaaaaaaaaaaaaagggggcgCAGCGACAACAAAATCTGGAAATAACGACATGAGAATTATaataaacaattaaaattgGCATATAATTCAGGAATTACGAACAAACAATTCCAGCTTAGATTTATTTTCCTGATCAATTACATCGAGATAAACCGGATCGACGACGATGTGGCTGTCGACGTGCACCTTGAAGCCATGGTTCCACCACAGCACCTTGGCGGTGCCGCTGATGTCGACGGTGGAGTCGAGCACCATCTCCCGCCGCCCCACGTCCGCCACGAAGCTCTTCGCGTGGTGCGCCAGCTGGAGGCCGCTGAGGCGCGCCGGCAGCCGCAGCAGCTGGCACGACCGCGGTGGCTGCGACCCGGCCTCCACGGGGGCGGAGCCGAGGAGCGCGCCGGCGTAGTAGATGGACATCACGGTGTCGGAGTAGCGGATGGGGGCCACGTTGGGGTTGGTGACGTGGACGGTCAGGATCGTCTCCGCGTCCAGCACCGGGAAGTTCATCTTGAAGGAGGTGATGTCGATGGAGATCAGGTGGAACGTCGGGTCGCGCGGCCTCGACGACAGCACCAGGCTCGCGGCCGACGCCGCCGCCGCGCCCACCAGGGCCGATCCCCAGCTGAACTTCTTCCCTTTGCCCATCGGATTCGCCCGCTGCCGCTTGCTGCTCGGATTTGATTTTATACCACTCACCACTGTTGTGTGGATAAGGGAGTCAACTTCAGTCAAATGACGGAACTGCCCTTGCTTTTCGACTCAATTTTCAATTCTGAGTTTGTGAGTAGTATAATATATTGTTGTTGTGGTAGTAGAATGTAGGATTCTAATATGTATCATTAAAAACGTGGTTTATGTTAGTAGCGGAAATAAAGGATGGGCGGCGCGGACTACCACTTTCCCATTAACAGTGAAATTACGCGTGATATAATAACagcacttttctttttgttccCAAATAGCAAAAACAACCTCAAAATTAACTCGCATTTTGTAATAACATTCCCAACGAATCGTAAGTGGCATGGAATACCTTAtcgtaatattttttaaaattttccgtCCAGCTATCTAACATCCGTTATCCTGTCtgttaactattttttttttaattttaaattaaaacggGCCCCACTTTCTATGTTGTTGACTGGATCGGCGCTACCCTGTTTTATTTTGTGTGTGACTAACGGGGTCAAGAtgacggcagccgcggtggttCGTCGCCGGCGACGGTAGACCTGCCGTTTGTCTCCGATCTTCCAGAGAATCAAAGAAAGAGGGAGGAGAGAGTTATgattgtatatatatgtgtgtgtgtatatataatttacaggattaaaaaaggaaaagagaactAGGGTTATACCTGGAGCAGACAAGCAGCGTCAGCGGCAGAGCCGCGGTGGCTCATCCCCGTCGTCGTCGATTGGCGCGGCGGAGGCGAAGACGTCGTTCTCTCCGTTCAgccaattcaaaaaaataaaaaatgaagatttgcatatttttaaataagaaaaagaaagagggaaaataaagaaaagagaaggaagGGGGTTAGGGCGTACttggagaggcggcggcggtggtgcctCCGGCAGTTTTGCCGGAGAAGGAATGGCAGACGGCACGGTGGCAGCCGCCTTGTTTATCGAGCGAGAGAGATCGGGAAaggtgagagagagatcagagAAGAGAtgtgagggagaagagagagagagtcggcgCCCCGTCGGGCTGCACCACCATCGACGACGGCGGCAGTGTGCTGAGAGAGACAGTGCGTGTGTGTGTGGCTGAGTGTGTGTGAGTAAATGTGTTTTAGTGTGTGTGCGCTAAAACTGTAAGTGGGTCcgtttttattaaaattaaaattatatatataggggtgagctaccgtgagagcacatcttaaaataagaaataagagcaatttttaatgtatgaattttatgtagaacgcgtatgaattcgctgtataaaggtatgaattgtgaaaaataaatttttgttacctttgggattcgaactcaggaccataaatccatcaaacaggattacgaatcaaccgtagatcttgatgatctaagggctgaaaatgattcttattttatatcttaagaaatgctcttattttagccctcccctatatatatatatatatatttaacgaACAGTAAACGGATGTCATTAGCGTCGAcggaaaatttaaaaaaatattacgatAAGGTGTTCCATGCTACTTACGATTCGTTGAGGATGTTATTGCAAAATGCAGGTCAACCTTGAGGTTGTTTTTGCTatttaaccctaaaataaaatattactccctctgttccaccttaataggctcgttttcctttttgagacgcTATCATTAGAATAGGCTCATTTTTtactttatataaaaataaaatatttaattagtgtggatcacattacttttcttttacaataaatctatgcagccacattgtagCAACCCACAAACTACtataataagaaaaatcttgatttatttaatttatttatttttaaataaaaatataatttagtcTATAttgtactaatttttttaaatattttatttttaatttattttttaataaaaataaaaaagttactaaaaagttgcaaaaaaataaatataatgtagagaatatgataaaataactaaatcttatttttattttaaaaaataagttaaataaattaaattattttctattttggtaaattgtgggtagccacaatgtggctgtttagcattactctttcTTTTAAAAAGTACCCCcttcgtccatgaaagaacttcctaggagggagtggcacggattttaagaaaaatattgttgaatgtattgaaaGTAGAGAAAAAaatgttgagtgtattggaagtggtgaaaatgtgttatggagtaattaatattgagagttttgaaaaaaaggaaaagtaagtaattataagtggtgtgATACagttcaaaaataggtaggatttttttttgtggacgtctcaaaaagaaaagataggaagATCTTTCATGAAcgaagaaaataaattttttaatcattatattaaaaaaatgagttTACTAGAGTGCGAGTGAATATGTAGAAGCGCCACCATCACTGCTTGTTGTTTATGGCGTATTACTGCTGGGAATTCAACTTTTTGAAGTACTGAAACATAGAAATTCACTtcttcaaaaaaagaaagagaaaattaacAGCAGCTGAATTATATAAAGTGGTTTGAATTCACCTATCGAAAATTGTGTTGATGACGAATAAAGAAATACACAGTGTCGCATTAATTAAATACTAGCAGTATTAAAGTTGATCCTACTCCTAGATAATGTAGatcaactttttttattttaaattacttcTTCTCCAACCAATTGGTttggggttcgagtcaccctaaaAGCTAGAATGTGAGTGAGTgaatattttcttctttttttgctGTAACAAATTTTTTCCTTAGATTAATTTGTAGGTAttcaagaataaaataaaagaatggcAAATATCAATCCCTTCCCTTGGTACCATTTTCATCACTCAAAAGTAACGATTTCAGCAGGCCAACAACTGTCGAACCAAgttaaaaacaaacaaacaaaccaaTAGTAAAGAAACAAATTCCTAtgttgttgaaatcaatctcaaGAAACAAGAAACACAAAACTTCCTTCTCGCAAAACTCACGCCTCAGTTTGCATGCATAATCCATTCCACACTATATATATACCTCAACAATCTCGATCTCTATCACAATCACACAAACACAGCCAAAAATGGATTCCCACATCCCAACTCTACTCATCACCACACTACTCCTTTCCATATCTCCAAAACCAGTACTCGGAGGCGATCCCGACATCCTCACAGACTTCATCGCGCCGCCCAACTCGCCGCCGCCCAACGCCACCTTCTTCACATTCAGCGGGTTCCGGTCCCTGGTGGCGGCGCCGGTCCCGGCGAAATTCCAGGTCGTGAAGGCGACGATGGAGCAGTTCCCAGCCCTGAACGGGCAGAGCGTGTCGTACGCGGCCCTGCTGTACCCTCCGGCGTCGGCGAACCCGGTCCACACGCACCCGCGCGCGGCGGAGCTCCTCTTCCTGACGCAGGGGGAGCTGGAGGTGGGCTTCGTCGACTCCGCCAACAAGCTCTACACGCAGACGCTGCAGGCCGGGGACATGTTTGTGTTTCCCAAGGGTTTGGTGCACTTCCAGTACAACGCCGACGCTCAAGTTCCGGCCTTCGCCGTGTCGGCTTttgggagcgccgccgccggcacTGTTTCGCTGCCCAACGCGCTCTTCAACTCCACCGTTGATGACACTGTTCTCGCTCTCTCTTTCAAGACCGATGTCGCCACCATTCAGAAAATCAAGGCAGGGTTGAAGGGATAGAGACGGAGAAATTAATTAAGAGATTTTTTTCGATATTtcgtttgaaatattttttgtttaaacCTAATATGTAAACCGAGTGTGGTGTTCAATTAGGGAAGGTGTTAAGCTTTTTTGATGGAATAACAGCTGCTTTTGACTTGTGTCCATTGAAACAAGAAAGATTACTTATATCATATCAAATGAACAAAGAAAACGATTGGAAATTTTAGAATCTTGAATGATTGAGATGAAGAATTCCATTCAACATAATTGATCAAGATCCAACTATACATGAGAATGCTGATTATATTTATGTCACACGAGCATATTTATGTCAAATGAATATATGTATGTCATGTTATCATGATGAAAAAATTAGTGAGTATGAAAaatgagagatttttttttaataattttaataaaaaagtaaagtttgtttacaaaatgaaaattcaaatagtcatttattttttaaaattaatagttTATTTTCTATGACTATCTATTATGGAAAAAAATCTCTAAATATATATGAGCCTTTAATTTGGTTAATTGGTGGGTATTAATATGTTATTGATATGAGAATGAgtagtaaaataattttttaacttagTTTGAGACAAATAAATAGTCTCCAATTTATTTATGTTCACTTTTTAATCGATCGAGTTTTCGatagatatatgtatatacattgTAAACATATGTGATAAACAATAGTTagaacactacaagaaaacgcggctctaacgaccgaattttcggttgtTAAActcgaaaaaacggtcgttacaGACCTAACGACcgaaacaacgaccgaaaactGTGGTCGCCATTTTGTTCGTCGTGTGCTCttcaacgaccgttttttttcggtcgttgaaaTTCAACGACCGAAATTTAATTATAACGACCGTTTATTCGGTCTTTAAAACCGTAGCCAAGCTCCCAGGGACGAAGAAAATCAGGGATTAGCGACCGAAATTCGGTCGTTGATCAACGACCGTTTTAAAACGGTCGTTGGTGATCTCAAAAGATCAACGACCGTTTTAAAACGGTCGTTGATCAACGACCGAATTACGGTCGCTAAGCCCtgattttcggtcgttaaacaaCGACCGTTATTAAAACGGTCGTTGTTCTTCCGAAAgaattaacgaccgtttttaaCTCGGTCGTTGTTTAaagaccgaaatttcggtcgttatatTTCCTGTTTTTTCCGTCATTtcttaacgaccgtttttttttaaaatttcggtcgtttttttgtttttttgtttttttgttttgtattcctgttttcaattatatagcaatctataaattattcaaaatcatgaagatgAGCAAAGTAGAAAGACATCAAATATAACAAAGTAGCAAATCATAAAATATGTCAACAAGTTTAGAAATTCAGTATTCAAAGTATAGTATCAAACAAACGATAGTAAATAATATAATCAGAGGTCCGGGTGGGTCCCATCAGAGGCGTCGGAGGGGGACTGTGCATGATATCCTCGCATGAGGAGGGCGATCTGGGCTTGCATCTCCTGTATAGCCTTGCTCTGAGCCTCCTCGCTCGCTCTCCTGACCTCTAGCTCCCTCTGTGTGGAGCTCAGCTCCTCCCTCAATGTAATGAGCTCATCTCTCGAGGCAACAGGGAAAGGAAACTGGGAGGTGCTAGTGGAGTGCGTGCTCGACGAATCGCCGCTCTCAGTAATCGCCCTAGACATCATCATGCCTAATCCCATGATGCGCCCCCTCGAATCAGGAGCGACGACCTCTCGGAAGATGCGCTCTACATCTACGGGCGTGACGTCTTCCTGTGTTTGGCGAAGCTCTGCCAATCGCCTCTCGACCTCCAACTACAATACAAAAATAGTTAGAATAGttgtaaaataatttattcgAACAAAGGAATTTAAACATACTAAATTAACGTCATACCCCGTGCTGCG is a window encoding:
- the LOC131000214 gene encoding germin-like protein 9-3, producing the protein MDSHIPTLLITTLLLSISPKPVLGGDPDILTDFIAPPNSPPPNATFFTFSGFRSLVAAPVPAKFQVVKATMEQFPALNGQSVSYAALLYPPASANPVHTHPRAAELLFLTQGELEVGFVDSANKLYTQTLQAGDMFVFPKGLVHFQYNADAQVPAFAVSAFGSAAAGTVSLPNALFNSTVDDTVLALSFKTDVATIQKIKAGLKG
- the LOC131000213 gene encoding uncharacterized protein LOC131000213, producing the protein MGKGKKFSWGSALVGAAAASAASLVLSSRPRDPTFHLISIDITSFKMNFPVLDAETILTVHVTNPNVAPIRYSDTVMSIYYAGALLGSAPVEAGSQPPRSCQLLRLPARLSGLQLAHHAKSFVADVGRREMVLDSTVDISGTAKVLWWNHGFKVHVDSHIVVDPVYLDVIDQENKSKLELFVRNS